Below is a window of Musa acuminata AAA Group cultivar baxijiao chromosome BXJ3-11, Cavendish_Baxijiao_AAA, whole genome shotgun sequence DNA.
TGAAGTATGCCTTTTCATACAAGTGACCTACAGCCTGCAGCTAAAAGTAAACATCATGCTCCAGTTTGGGAATATAGACTTTAAACAGAAGCTAGTAACTATTGTTACTTCCTCTGAAACATATCTTCATCAATATATCCTAAACTTAAAGATGTGTGACTGTTCTCTGATAAAATATACCTTGTAGGAACTCAGTTGTTCATCCAACTTGCCTCCACCAGAATCCTCAACCTGATCTATAACAATTGGTGTACATGACTCCTCTCCATGTGATGTCTCTTTTGTGTCTAATGTCTCATCGAGTTGCTGGACAACAGGAGCAGTGACCACATTATTTTCAAGCATTACAACAGTCTTCTCAATCACCGGATTTTCATTGCTGTTGCTAGGTGGCTTATCACCAGTTAAATTCTCGTTGATGCTATCAGAAGCCTGAGAAGAATTTCTTCCAGTCACTCTCTGCAACAGATCTTTGCTAACTGATTCCTTTTTAACTCTATCAGATGAAGTTTTTGGTGAATTAATTCTAATCTCTGGCAGAGTTGCCGACTTACTTTTGTCCAATTGCATAATTGCAGTAATCTTTTCCCGAGACTCATCAGGTATGTTTCTCTTAGGCACTTGAGCAGAAGCTACGGACTTCACTGAGGATCCACGTTGAGTGTAACTACCTCTTGGATCAGACAGTCTTCTCGGTCGAAGATTGTCTGCCTTTGCTTCTGGCGTGAGTCCTTTACTTTCCCTTTTAATCTCAGGCAATGAAGATAATGATCGAGATAACCCATGATTACTGCCATTTAATTTGCTAGATTTGGTAGCTTTCTGGGGAACACTGGATCCAATTGAAGAGGTTCTGATGGGCAATTTATGGAAAGGTGAAGAAACAGGCTCTGAATCACTAAACTTTGACCCTTTGTAAGGACTTGGCAAAGGCTTTGCAGCTACACGGGCTTTTGTCTGCTGCGGAGTCACTGCCATCCGAGTGGCACTCGAACTACTTCTTGCAGCTATACTCTTTTGCCTCTGTCTTTTTAAAGCTTCCAAACGCTTCAACTCTTCCTCTTCCTAAAAGTGGAAATACTCAAAATTAGCCAAGCAGACAACCAAAACAACCTAACTAAACCACAATGTACTAGCAGAGAGTTTTTTTCATATAGTAATACACCATTAACATGAGTCTGGAATAACAACATCACATAAACGATTTATAATGTCAGCTGAACTGCAATCTTTAATATCATCATAAAATGTCAATTATACTTGTCTAAAACTGTTACAATGTTTCAAACCCAATATGAATTAATAGGAGGAAAAAGTTCATTATGGACTTATATGAATGACATAGCATGTGACTTCCTAGGGACGTCAGTGCTCCATCCTCTGTTTGCTTAAAGAAAGGTTTCCCCAAGATGTTACTCAAGGAGAAAACTTGTAAATTATGACTCGTAGGTAGATTCAAacttatgccaaaaaaaaaaagtagctaAAGGAATTTAGGAAATATGCCGCCAGGTTCATGTTGTCTGGGATAATGAGAAATATTATGTTTACACATTCTGCAAATTTCTCAGAATAGACTTTCCCTTCTAAGCACCCTTTATTATATTCCTCTCTAGCTAGCAACTAGAATAATAACTGGGAAGGTATCTAGAGTGCCAACATAAGATGAATCATGAGAGGTACCCTTTCTTTCTTCACTTTCTGAAGATCAGCTTTGTAAGATCGCACCTTCTCTGCACGTTTTTGTGCTTCAGTCAGTGGCTTAAGCCTTGAGGATGGCCCTTTCTTCACCAGTGCATCCTTTGTCCTTTTGTCCATACTATCATTTGAGGCTCTTGAGTTCTTCTCCTTGTCCGAtttctttgattcttctttaatgcTTGTTGAGAGATCCGCTGTGTTAATGGCTTCCAGCTTGACAGAATTTCCAATAGGAACCTCAAAATCATAGTCCTTTGCTGGATCATAACCCATAGATACACTTTCCATTCCACGTTCATGAACCAAAGACAGATCGTCTGGTTCATGGCTAAGTTGGCTTTTGACCTCATACGAATTTTGAGCTTTCTGAAGGGCTGAGGGGATCTCAGAATCCATGTCAATAGCATTTATGCTGTCTGATCCAAGATCTTGTGAACCTGACCTATAAGGAAGCATGAAGGACTCATCTGTTACACTGTATGATGAACGCTTTATTGCGTAAACAGCATGCTTGCCCATATGATCAACTAGTGGATCGGAAGGGTTCTTACTGATGAAATGATTTTCTTGGCCATAAATCATAAATTCATCACTGCTCATACGCCGGTATGTTCCTCCTCCATTTTCTATTTCCTTGAACTGGTTCTCTATTGAGTCTCTTCCAATACTTGAAACTAACAATTGATCATCAGAAGCTGCCTGCTTCATTCGGTTTGCCCAACCATTAACTGAATCAAACCCTACCATCTTCCGGTCACGAAAATCACCATAATCTCGGTCAGGAGGAATGATAGGATCAGCTTCACCTTTTTTCTGTTTTCTCTTTGATGGCTCGTTTTCTCCTGTTAACATGTCTTCATTAACTGTTCTCGACTTTTCTTCAGCTTTTAGTAATAAATGCTGAAATGCTTGCCAATTTCCAGTATCTGCCTCCTCTCCGTATGTAACTTTATCATTGCTATAGGCATCCGAGTATTCTACTGGTTTTGTTCGTCCATCTTCCTTCTTGAAAGTCTTTGTGGAGTGCCCATGCTTGCTTTTTCGCATGTTAGAACGCAGATTATCACTTTCTTCTTCAGCTTCAGATTCAGAGACAGACTGTAATTCACTTTCAGATTCTCCAGCACCATTCTTCTTAGATGTGACATAATTTATGTTCCGAATTACAACAACACCAGACTTGTTCTTTCCTGGTCGACCAACTCTTTTATGACATTTATGACCATGAGAACCTTCTTTCTCAAGATCTGATGTATTTTGGTCCATATCATCATGGGAATGTGTGCTCCTCTCCCAAGTCTCAGATTCAATATCTTTGTTATCCATAGATTGTCTTCTCAACCCCTTTCTGTGAGAGCTGTTGAATCTAGGATCCTCCATTGGATGATATGAAGGATGGAAATACGGGATGCTCACCGGATAGTTCTGATAACAAGGCATTCCTTGCATTGGATAAGGTTGAAACACAGGAAGACCTGGTGGAGAATGCATAGGCCATTGTGGATAGATGGGATGCTGAAATTGACCTTGTAAATGCTCCTGGTGTCCTGATGACACCTTTGGATCTGACGGGATCTGTTTGTCTAGgcaggagaaacatatgaattcaaGGTACCTTGATAGGTCAATTTTGAAATACTAAtcacagaaaaaataaaattgaagtaAAGCTAAAGATGAAATGTTGCAATTGCAAAAACATTTTCCTGTTGTTTCATGCATGCATTTGTTTCATAATTCATTTTATGTAAATGAAGATAGATTAAAATTATGTAAGTATTGAAATAAAACAAAGATCACCAAATGAAAGGTTTTCTCAAAGGAAATTTCATGTGGAATATTATGTCTTATTAATGATAAGAAATTGGAAACtgctatgttttaaaaaaaattaagttattgTAAATTTGCTGATAGGAGAGAGTGCATTTAATGATACATCAAAGTGTAGAATCAGAAAGGGTCGTGGTACATCAAGTAATTAAGATTTCTTAGGTCAAATATTAGAGACATTTGAACATTTTCTTCATGATAAAATCTAATATAGATTGtcataataagtttttttttttagctgCCAAAACCTAAACGACATCATGGTAGATTCAGAAAGATTGCAGCTTTCATGTTCAGAGTATATACCAGCTTTACCATCGGTCTCTACAACCATATCACCAGCAATAGATTGTGAATACCCATGATCTTTCTTCATCATAGAATCTGTGGCAAAAATAATGCCAGattcattcaaagcagaaaattCAGATTGTGTTGACATTGCTTCTGCAGCCTCAACTTCAAGCCACTGTCCACTCTCATGCTTTTTCTTCCATAGTTCCATAAATCGCAAGCAGGCTTCCCTATTTGACAAGGTAGAAGAAGTCAGAACTGCGAGAGTCGAATCTAAGATAAACAAACAAATCAGACAACCATCATGAGAAATGTATCATAGCCTTTTGACTATATTAGAAGTTAAGAAGTATGTCTAAAATTTTGTTTTTCAAATGATATCTCATGCTTTCATATTACTCTTTGCTCCCTCATTTCATGCATccttctcagaggtaaacatcaAATATAATCCCACTTCTCCTGTTCTTTGCAATTGCTGAATGATCTGACAAATTATCCATTTCAAAATATTGTGTATTCACAATCTGAATGGGTATTCGCAATCTTGATCTGACAACTTGGAAATCAAATAACCAGAACAAGGAGTATTTTACAATATGTATTACTTGACATAGAAAACACTTACTTTAAACGTGAGGCACCAAAGCTTTCAGCAAATGGTATCAAATCTACCATTTTATCCATATCAAAACCAGCTGCTGCAGAACGTGCAAAGGCCATACCCTGTTCTTTCCGCAATACTATTTTGCGGGTCTCAAGCACTCTCAAAAGTTGAACCCTACAAAAAAACATTGTGCAGTAGAAATAAGAATACCTTCATACTAAAACTGTTATGCAATATAATGAAAATTATGGCCAAGTACTAGAAGTATATTTCTACATGCAGTCACCAAACTTGTAATAGATGGTAAACAGATGCAAGCATCCACAAAAGCAAGAAATTTGTTCTTCCATTGCCATTTCATTCATGTAAATATATTTCC
It encodes the following:
- the LOC135652097 gene encoding COP1-interacting protein 7-like, encoding MRSEARLDSAVFQLTPTRTRCDLVIIANGKTEKIASGLLNPFLAHLKAAQDQIAKGGYSIILEPDPETDAAWFTKGTVERFVRFVSTPEVLERVMTIESEILQIENAIVIQSNDNLGLSSVDDHQMKPAESMEGIKTSVDSDAEKAIVLYKPGSQSNPPDSNGSTTQEENSKVQLLRVLETRKIVLRKEQGMAFARSAAAGFDMDKMVDLIPFAESFGASRLKEACLRFMELWKKKHESGQWLEVEAAEAMSTQSEFSALNESGIIFATDSMMKKDHGYSQSIAGDMVVETDGKADKQIPSDPKVSSGHQEHLQGQFQHPIYPQWPMHSPPGLPVFQPYPMQGMPCYQNYPVSIPYFHPSYHPMEDPRFNSSHRKGLRRQSMDNKDIESETWERSTHSHDDMDQNTSDLEKEGSHGHKCHKRVGRPGKNKSGVVVIRNINYVTSKKNGAGESESELQSVSESEAEEESDNLRSNMRKSKHGHSTKTFKKEDGRTKPVEYSDAYSNDKVTYGEEADTGNWQAFQHLLLKAEEKSRTVNEDMLTGENEPSKRKQKKGEADPIIPPDRDYGDFRDRKMVGFDSVNGWANRMKQAASDDQLLVSSIGRDSIENQFKEIENGGGTYRRMSSDEFMIYGQENHFISKNPSDPLVDHMGKHAVYAIKRSSYSVTDESFMLPYRSGSQDLGSDSINAIDMDSEIPSALQKAQNSYEVKSQLSHEPDDLSLVHERGMESVSMGYDPAKDYDFEVPIGNSVKLEAINTADLSTSIKEESKKSDKEKNSRASNDSMDKRTKDALVKKGPSSRLKPLTEAQKRAEKVRSYKADLQKVKKEREEEELKRLEALKRQRQKSIAARSSSSATRMAVTPQQTKARVAAKPLPSPYKGSKFSDSEPVSSPFHKLPIRTSSIGSSVPQKATKSSKLNGSNHGLSRSLSSLPEIKRESKGLTPEAKADNLRPRRLSDPRGSYTQRGSSVKSVASAQVPKRNIPDESREKITAIMQLDKSKSATLPEIRINSPKTSSDRVKKESVSKDLLQRVTGRNSSQASDSINENLTGDKPPSNSNENPVIEKTVVMLENNVVTAPVVQQLDETLDTKETSHGEESCTPIVIDQVEDSGGGKLDEQLSSYKMVVPYTRNEPQKFSNSTAAEKNYQAPSSRSTPLDDPVTTNLGNDGGQRTSESEMVAICAVETTTNISNFENLSLGGQLHETYEKPRGKELKGFRKLLKFGRKSHSSALGEGNIDSDASSVDDQTVGVASSNDVHILKNLIAQDDTNAGGTPTKVSRPFSLLSPFRSKNNEKKPAA